ACAAAATAGAGAAGATATACTGTACCAGCTGGAATATTGTGAAATTGTCATgtgttactgctgctgttagcAGTATTGGTGCTACGGTGGGATCCATAGCTATAGCCTTCATTCCTTTTGGTTTCATCTTGTACACTTATCTTCGAATTGTGCTTGCTTGTTGGAATAGGTCAGAGTTCAGAGGAAAAGTGTTACAGAGTTGTCTTCCACATGTTGTTTCCTTTGTCGTTTATTCCATCACTTCGTTTACTGAGAGCGCTCTGAGCCGGCAAAACCTCCAAGAGGTTAATCCATTTGTTGCTGTAATTCTGTCAATAGAATTCATCATAATTCCTCCAGTTGTGAATCCTCTTGTGTATGGACTTAAACTGCCAGAGATTAGAAGAcacattttcaggattttatgcTCAAAACCCACATCTAAAAGGAATTCCTGCAGACCTTTAAGAGACTCAACAAATGTGCTGCCAACATTTTGTGCTGTGAATGAAACGTCTACAGAGCAAAATGAGGCATAAAACCTAAAAATGATGTCTAAGGCAGAGTATCTGCTGAAATCATTATTTTGGCTAGAATAACATGATGATAGACTTGTTGACATGCTGTATATAGTGACTGTGCAACAGTTACTAATGACTTACCAAGTGAGCATGATTTGTTGTAACTGATGTGAGATATAATTCATGGTTACCCTTAAATCACGTCCCATACAAATATAGTATTACACTAATAACAGTACATCAAGGAAAGTGATTCTTTCTGATTCTTAAACATCTTTGcaggtcatgttttttttcagggtGACAAAAACATAGCAAAAGGGAGGTTTGATCATGTAAAACAGCAGCTTGATTGAGAGTAAAAAACTCAGCCATACGTTCCACTTATCTGCTTGTTCATTTCAttctcttgttttctgtgttttgaggTTCTGACCTAAGCTTTTTTAATGCACAGATACACAAGAAGACAAGTAACCTCTCGCTCTTAAGTCCACTTATGCCTTGAATATACTTTTAGATATTTAAAAGGACAATTTCTGTTAGTCAGAATGTTATTGTATGTCTTCTATTATCATTTGCATAGCCGAAATGCTGTTATGGATAACTATAGGGGATGGACGGAGAAACTAGGAGACCAGAAGTTAATGTTTTGAGCTGCAGAATAGAAAACAGTAAAACCCAAATCTCCTTGTGCAGGTgtatgtacaatatacaatgaaaaaatgaaagcagagtgaataaatctctctctctctttctcatgaCAAATAAGAATTTTATGTGACGTACAAATGGAAAGTGAGAGAACACTGTCATTACTTCAATAATTTCAGTTATgtttaaaatggcattttattgGTATAATCAGTGCACCAAATAAAATTTGAAGACAAAACAATACCACAGTATTCACATGTGATGATTCTGAATGTTGTCGTGCTGTCAGATTGCATCATACATgatgaataaaacatgttgcttcGGTAAAcctttcacagttttgtcaaCATTCTGTACACAACTGAAAAGCAGAATATTCATCCGCCAGGGCAACATAATCCTCCAAATCTTGCAATATTTGAAAAACATTCTAACTTAAAAAAGCAATCTacaagattttctttttaattaaagtCACTATGTATCACTGATTAAAGTATTGCATGAGTTATCTGTAGTACTATGAAGTGAGTGTCTGTTAAGCTACTACTAATGCAAACTAATACTCCCTAGTACTGCAGCTTTATATTACAAGCATTCAACCGATGATATACAAATCCATTTTTATGAAGTAAACACAGGAAAAGTAATGTATTTATCAGTGAGTTTAGCAGTTGTTGCTatcacaaaacaagacaacagacattactgacatttttcagactTTCAAATCCATAAAATTAGAATCAGTGGTTCCACATAAGAATTTATTTAAGGAGTGACAGGTAGAGCATATGTCACGGAACAGGGGTCCGAACCCAGAGTGCAAACACTCAGCCAGGCACAGGTTCCAACAAAAGgtgtttatttaacagaacagtcAATAACGCAGGCAAACTTCCTAAACTAACATAACACAGAGCCCAGACAATACTCACAAACTAAAAGCACAAACTGAGGGAGCTGGGCTGGCAGGCCCGGCTAATCAGCAGTCCTGAGGAGGCACACCGGCGCTGCAGGACGTGCCGCGGAGGTCGGTGGCGCCTGGATGCGCCGCGGGGATCGGCGGCGGCTACAGGACGTATTGCGGAGGTCCACGGTGGCGGGACGTGCCGCGGTGATCGGCAGGACGTGCCGCGGAGAAAGCCAGGAGGGGAACCGGCACAGAGGCAGCCAAGAAGACGGACCGAGCCGACAAGCTGGCTACGAACGGTCCGGCGGAGAGCTAAACGGAAAGAGGGGAACACCAAGTTTAGTACAATGGCTGAACAGATGATCATCAAGCTAATGGTGTTACTCACTACACGGCGTAGCGGACGCTACGATCTGGCAGGGAGACGAAGGACGAGCCCGGCTTTATCCACAGCTGATGACGGATCGTGCACAGCTAcgttctctctgcagctgtgtcTAATTGGCCAGGATCGTCCGCAGGCCCGGGGCGTCGCGCCGAGAAGGGAGGAACCATGACAGTACCCCCCCTTCTCTATGTGCGCCTCCTGGCGCACAACTGGGTCGGTCAGGGTGCTGGTGGGGAATCCCCGATGAGGGGGGGTCCTGGGGCAGGCAGCGATCAGGAAGGAGGGACCGCTCCGGAGGGTGGCCCGGGGGCTGGACAGGCTGGAGGGACCGCAGGCTGTGGATCCCTAACCAGTCCTGCAGAAGCCCAAGGCGACAGGCCCTCTTTGGAGGCTGGTGGCCAGCAGGACGGGGACCCTCTGGAGGCTGAACTGGGACCCGGCGGCCGGCAGGACGgggaccctctggaggccggaCTGGGAACCGATGGCCGGCAGGATGgggaccctctggaggccggaCTGGAGGCTGGACTGGGAACCGGCGGcggcgggacccctctggaggctgGGCTGGAGGCCAGACTGGGAACCGGCGGcggcgggacccctctggaggccgggccGGGGACTGGACTGGGGACCCCTCCGGGGGCCAGGCTAGGGACTGAACTTTGGACTCACTTGGTGCTGGGGCGGCCACTGCAGGGGAACTACTCGGTGCTGGGGCGGCCACTGCAGGGGGACCACTCGGTGCTGGGGTGGCCACTGCAGGGGGACCACTCGGTGACTCCAGCACTGTCTCTTTGCTGGGGGGATTCTCAGCAGGCCCTGGCTGACCTCTGTCCCAAGCTCCACAGGCCCCCATGGAGGTGGCAGGGAAGGCGGTGTCACGTCCCTCAAAGACAACGGAAACGGTGAGGCAGCACATGGCTCCTCCACGACAGGAAATGGTGAGGCGGCACAGGGCTCCTCCACGACAGGAAATGGTGAGGCGGCACAGGGTCCCTCCACGACAGGAAACGGTGAGGAGGCATTGGGCCCCTCCACGACAGGAAACGAGGCGGCACTGGGCCCCTCCAAGGCTGCAGGAGGTGAGGCGGCACTAGGCCCCTCCAAGGCAGGAAATGAGGTGGCACCGGGCCCCTCCAAGGCAGGAAATGAGGCTGCACCGGGCTCCTCCAAGGCAGGAAGTGAGGTGGCACTGGGTCCCTCCAAGGCAGGAACTGGTGAGGCGGCACTGGGCCCCTCCAAGGCAGGAACAGGTGAGGCGGCACAGGGCCCCTCCAAGGCTGCAGGTAACGAGACGGCGTCGAGCCCCTCCAAGGCTGGGGGTGAGGTACGGCGCTTTCTGGAGCAGCGCCTTCTGCGAGAGGGCTTCCCCGCAGGTGGCTCAACAGAAAGCTGGGGAACAGGCTTCGGCAGGTTGCCAGGGGAATTACTGGGTGAGGCGGCATCGAGCCCCTCCACGACTGgaggtgaggcggcgtcgagcCCCTCCACGACCGgaggtgaggcggcgtcgagcCCCTCCAAGGCAGGGACAAGTGAGATGACCTCAGGCCTCCCAAAGACAGAAGAGGCGGCCTCGAGCGCCTCAAGGATCGAAGTGGCGGCTTCACGCGCCCCAGAAACCAGAGCAAAGTCCATAGACTCCTTGTCGACTGACCAGGCAGTTTTGAGCTCCTCTAGACCCAGAGAGGCGGTTTTAAGTGCCTCAACAACTAAAGAGGTGGCCGCGGGCCCCTCAAGAAAGGGTAGAATGGCCACCAGCCTCCCAGCGACTGAAGAGGCCACTCTCAGTATCTCAGGAACTGAGGGGGTGATCACGGGCCCTCGTAGGACAAGAGCAGCGGTGGCGTCGACTCACCCGGAACCAACAGGAGCGGCGTCGACCCGGTCAAAAGTAGCCCGGCAATGGGGCTGGTGCAGGGAGACCCCCGTGATGCAGACAGTCGGGGCCTCAGCCGGGCTCGGTGGCGAGACCTCAGTAGAGCAACGGCGCGATGATGTCAAGGTGCCAAGAGGTGGTGAGGTTCGGCCTCTCCTGGAGCTGCGTCTTTGGTGGGAGAGCTTTTCCACTGGTGGCTCAACGGGATGCTGGGGGGCAGGCTCTGGTTGATTGCTGGGTGGGGGGCTAGCTGGCTGTGAGCAAGCTAGCTCAGGAGCAGGCAGAGATCTATCAGGCAGTTCTGTCAGATGGGTCAGGGGAGCGTTCAAAAGCTTGGAGACGAACTCAGGCAGAAGGTGAGTGAGCCGAGGCTTTTGGGCAACCTCACGGCGTGCCAACAACACATATACCTCTGCTACCTGAGGTTCTGGCGCATTTCTCCACAATCCATAAAAGTGAGCAAGTTTATATAATAGTTCATTATACTCCTTATTCAGGACAGGGTCAAAGGAGGATTCTGATGGCTGAGGCCGCCTCCCCTGGCTGGTTGCAGCCACTTTGATCCGCGGTGGGGGCCGTGAAAAAACACAGCCAGACTGAGTGTTTGCTGGGTTCATGTTGATGGCCAGCTCGTACTGTCACGAAACGGGGGTCTGAACCCAGAGTGCAAACACTCAGCCAGGCACAGGTTCCAACAAAAGgtgtttatttaacagaacagtcAATAACGCAGGCAAACTTCCTAAACTAACATAACACAGAGCCCAGACAATACTCACAAACTAAAACCGCCGGGTAACCGCCCTGTGACAACGCGAGATTTCGGGGCTCCACAAGAGACTGCGAGAATCAGGAagctctctctccttcctgaGCGCAACACGCACGGTTTGATCGGAATTGTTTTCTCCGGTTTTCTAAGGTAAATAAAccataaatgtgtgtttctaaTATGAACTATTCAGCCATACGCACGTGTAAAGGTTTGATGGATGTATGTGCTGCTATTTTGTTAACTAAGAAGACTGTAGTGTTTCGATGTTGCTAGAAACATGAAGACTACTAGGAGCTGCTAGGGTAGAGCTTCTGTCCATTAGGTCAAGTGTTGTGAAAGCCTGCGTTGTTGGTAGGAAACTTctatcaatctttattggtcattgcacactttcatatgcAACAAAATTTCATTACTTGAACTGTATGTAACTACGGTTGTACCTGTAACGTTCTATATACTATATGTGATTGTTAAAGATGCTAATAAGATGTTTGTGTGCTCTGTTATAAGGGGGGGCACTacagttattttttatgtagtttgttttgcttcatgtgtAGCTTTTCAGTCTTATTTAGACTGTGTAGCAGTGTAGTTTTATTTGGAGGACCTTTTGTGAGTGCACTGTAAGTAGCACCAGAAATTCCTATCGGATTGCACACTTTTGTGTAGAGTGCAACAAGTCAGTCttgcaatttcttttatttatcatttaattatttcatcCATTGAAGAATAAAGAACCCAAATTGTAATTGTGTCCTGTGCAGTGTTAATTTTGCCAGGCTACAGAAAAGAAGTCTTCAAAAACCTCGACATTTTGATCACAAGTTCTGCAAGTAAATCTCCTAACTGTTGGTGGCAAAGTGCTGAGTGTATCCAATAAAAAGAGCACAACATCATGGTAGGTGAAAAGCCTTACTGTCCACAGAGAACATTAGAACAAAACTACAGTTTGCCATTGAACATATGGATAAAGAGCAGGCCTTTAGGAACACTGTGCTCTGGACAGATGAATCAAAGACCGAGTTGTCTGGCCTCAGTAGACATGATTGGTACAGACCAGAGACAGCTTTTTAGGAGAAGAACCTCATACTGATTGTAAGTGCTGCAAATGTTGTAGTTTCACTGGCTCTAGGTTTGGGCAGCTTCCAGTCATTGACTCAACTATGAATATTGCATCATATCTAAGAGTGCCTAAAGGTACTGTGAGGCCATCAGTCTAAAGGTAGAATTGGGAGTGAACCCCTTTGCAAGATAATGATCCTCCACAGTCCAGCAAATCCACCAAGGTTTAAcccaaaaagaagaaatggagggTTATAGAAATACCTCAAACATCTTGAAACTGAAGGAATATTGTGTGAAAAAGTTGTCTGATATTTCAACAAACCCATGTCAGGGCTGGTGGACAATTGTGTAAAGTGCTCCTTAAAGAGACAGAGATAACATTAGTTACATTTTTAGCTCTGTGATAGCTGTCAACCTGTCCATGGTGGGCTGGGAAAGGATTCAGCGTCCCATCACCTAAAACTGAATAACAGTGTgctaaacattaaaacatagaTAGTATGTTGGTAATATTAAGTATAGCAGAGGGACTTTTTTCAAATATGAAAATTTGCCTCATAAGTTTTTGTAATGTGTtcattatgtttttcctcttgtgaaaaaaacacttaaaagcaTAAAATGCAATTCAGCTTGCTCTCTCAGTACACATCAGAGCTTTTGCATGCGATTATATGGTGTTGTCCAGGAATCCTTTTATCATGTCTGGCTACTGTGTGTAAATCTGTATGTTACAAGAAACTTCAGTAGGATAGTGGGGAGAAATATTTAATCACAGTAAATCGCAGCCTCCTGTGTGAGGATGGGGTCCTGGGCTGGCCAATCTGAGCCGTtcggtccctgtacaaccaaagtgagagctgtgtctgcTTATTGGGCACAAAATCAGACATGTTCCCTGTGAGTGTTGGACTCCATCAGGACTGCCCCTTGTCTCTGATCTGGTTTGTGTTATTCATGGATCGTATCTCAAGGTGCAGCCAGGGggaggagggtgtctggtttggggacctcagaAGCGTGTCTCTTCTTTTTGCAGATGACGTGGTGCTGTTGGCTTCTTCAGTCCGTGGCCTTCAGCACGCACTGGAATGatttgcagctgagtgtgaagcaTCTGGGATGTGAGTCAGCACCTCTAAGtacgaggccatggttctctgccagaAACTGGTGGATACCACCTTCTGGATTGGGGGAGGAGTTGCTTCACTAAGTGAAcgagttcaagtatctcgggatcttgtttGCGAGTGatgggtggctgggctcagccttagataTAGGGTGAGAAGCTTGGACATCCGGAGGGAACTCAAGGTAGAGCCTCTGCTCCCTCACGTCAAAAGAAGCCACTTAAGGTGGTTCGGTCCATCTGCCTTCTGTAATTAAATGTGATGATGTTGTTGTCACAGACAAATCCAAAATGGCAGACCACTTCAACAGACACCTTGTCAAAGCTGGCTGTGACCTGTGAGGACAATTCTGGTATTCGTACTTGTTCCCCTGTCAGTCGAGCATCTGTCGCCCATTCATCTGCCTGAGGTTTTCCCCCCTTCTCTTTTCAGTCAGTACAGGAGTCTAAGGTACTTGGGGAGCTGCTCCACCCGGACATTCATAAATCTGCTAGACTGGATGCATTGGATCCACTATTTTTAAAGACAGTCCCTCATGTAATCGCAGTGCCTATCTCCTACATTTTTAATCTATCTCTACAAATTGGTGTGTTCCCAAGGGACTGGAAGTCTGCTGCTCTCACCCCACTTTTTATAGGAGGTGATAACTCAGATTTGAGCTGCTACAGACCCATTTCCGTTTTTCCCTGTCTCTCCAAAATACCGGAGAAACAGGTCAACAAGCAGCTGATGTGCCATCTGGAGACTCATAACCCtcttttcgaccggggtggagcccgttcggagttggagccggcgcccgacttggcgccggttttttgtgtttcgaccaccggagctgcggctccgggctccaaaaactggggccgtttcgggcaccaactcgttgctgggccagagttggccagagttgagagccaagcacgtcacgggcagagggcggggtgacatctaaaaacatctaaaaagataaacatagatatgatcatcaacttattgcgcgtgtttaaccgctaagtaatcaatgcaagcgtagtcgaa
This DNA window, taken from Amphiprion ocellaris isolate individual 3 ecotype Okinawa chromosome 11, ASM2253959v1, whole genome shotgun sequence, encodes the following:
- the LOC111584971 gene encoding olfactory receptor 11A1-like — its product is MENSTVSFYFNFTMFMRIGHYRYLAFVFCLLLYSFIVCANVLIIWIILRESTLHKPMYVFIAFLSVNSVYGSTGFFPRFLMDLLSDTHLISRPACFTQIYIIFTYTFYELTILSIMAYDRYVAVCYPLHYHRKMSSKTVYGLAFFAWFLPACNLSITINMVVRLPLCGNKIEKIYCTSWNIVKLSCVTAAVSSIGATVGSIAIAFIPFGFILYTYLRIVLACWNRSEFRGKVLQSCLPHVVSFVVYSITSFTESALSRQNLQEVNPFVAVILSIEFIIIPPVVNPLVYGLKLPEIRRHIFRILCSKPTSKRNSCRPLRDSTNVLPTFCAVNETSTEQNEA